In the Blochmannia endosymbiont of Camponotus sp. genome, GAAGCTAGTTCTTATCTAGTCGGACAAATAGATGCTAATATTAAGGACGATGAATTTAATGATTTTCAACTGTAAAATATTTATTTTTTCAGAAAAATCTCTAAATATTCAATTTTATTACAATAATAAAACATATCGTTCTTTGTTAGAAGCCTTGGAAGTGCACCATATACCACTGCTAAATTATCAATGCCGATCAGGCTATTGCGGTAGTTGTCGCGCCTTATTAATAAAAGGAAAAGTACAATATTATAAAGAACCTTTAAGCTATATTAATTCCAATGAAATTCTGACTTGCTGTAGCGCTCCTATAGAACACATTATATTAAAACTGTTGTGATACATTTCAATCATGTTTTCATTAAAATGTACTCATGAAAAAATTAATTTATTAAATTATGCATATCATGTATTAAAAAAATTTATAAGCAACTTTTATTATGTAATAATGACCCAATCGCATTACCTAAATAAATGAATGAAGTAAATTATGGGTTGCGGATATAGCCCTAACAATAATATAAAAAAAGATACAATAATCACTAATATTCCATTTGGAGTAACAACCCAACTAGACGCAGCACTTGAATTAATACTGAAATAATTTATACTAGGATTGAGGTATAAATTTATTATAATTCTTAAGTAATAAATTATACCAATCACACTACTCATTGCTACGAAAATAGTAAGCCACCATAATTGACTATTTATTCCTAATACAAATAAATAAAATTTGCCAATAAAACCCAATGTCATTGGTATGCCTGCTAAAGATAATATTATAATTGTAAATAGTATTGATAAAATTGGTTGATGCCAAAAAAGACCACGATATGTAAATAACACATCTGTATCATATGAATCAGAATAAAAAACTGACATTATAGAAATAACACCAAACGCCCCTATATTAGCAAGCAAATAACTTATTAGATAAATACCAATGGCTTCTAAAGCCATTGAATTAGTTTGTAATGCTGCAATTACACCAATTAATGTATAACCTACATGCGCAATCGAAGAATAAGCTAAAACTCGCTTAATATTATTTTGTTTAATAGCCATTAAATTTCCAAATAGCGTTGAACAACATGCGGTTCCTGATAAAAATATATAAAATATCTGATTATATTGATCAGGAAAAACCATAAACAGTCGTATCAAAACTGATATAATAGCTATTTTACTACTAGTTGTTAGGTACAGAGATACTGAAGATGGAGCTCCTTGATATACGTCGGGAGTCCATAAATGAAACGGAACTAATGACAATTTAAACCCAAATCCAATCATCACCATACCCAATCCT is a window encoding:
- the yfaE gene encoding class I ribonucleotide reductase maintenance protein YfaE, which produces MIFNCKIFIFSEKSLNIQFYYNNKTYRSLLEALEVHHIPLLNYQCRSGYCGSCRALLIKGKVQYYKEPLSYINSNEILTCCSAPIEHIILKLL
- the nuoN gene encoding NADH-quinone oxidoreductase subunit NuoN; translated protein: MIITWIQIIALLPVLIIGATTVIILLSIAYRRNLFLHALLTIFGLIIAMVSLEIVRRQGIQNICQSICIDNFAIFYIILVLVSSLASAILAYSWLLSYPSNRDEFYLLLLISSIGGMLLASTSHLGILFLGIELISLPLFGLIGYSFFKKFSLEASIKYIILSGISSSFILFGIALIYAVTGCLSFTSIIRVLNLITSHQSILLLIIGLGMVMIGFGFKLSLVPFHLWTPDVYQGAPSSVSLYLTTSSKIAIISVLIRLFMVFPDQYNQIFYIFLSGTACCSTLFGNLMAIKQNNIKRVLAYSSIAHVGYTLIGVIAALQTNSMALEAIGIYLISYLLANIGAFGVISIMSVFYSDSYDTDVLFTYRGLFWHQPILSILFTIIILSLAGIPMTLGFIGKFYLFVLGINSQLWWLTIFVAMSSVIGIIYYLRIIINLYLNPSINYFSINSSAASSWVVTPNGILVIIVSFFILLLGLYPQPIIYFIHLFR